One window of Psychrobacillus sp. FSL H8-0483 genomic DNA carries:
- a CDS encoding DL-endopeptidase inhibitor IseA family protein, translated as MIGIFKKVLITGLTVILLCIPFSQNAHVLAKEHSKGEHKGKYKNELTTKQAINLAIELNKISNYVQRGGDYKKDEYKTFSHNNKTYRYLSSSIDTKKELKKYLEKVLVPSEAEQFVKSRGIIEYRGKLAQVEEVDGGSLLQWERASAQYVKTEKNTFYYQLTVPVWSTSENQDFIVEYQYFKKDGWKISKEPEQEKITAISNKLAVELAAKFEEASRYVQAGGEYGRGEYKTFFYNGYTYRYLSSKIDTKTKLLNYLTQSMTQAAAEQFIKDRGIIEYNGKLAQVEADGGSLAQWSKATAEFMKTDMNTTFYRVTVPIGNTKEIQTYIVEYQYIDRAGWRVSKEPKLEQSTAITDKIAVELVAKYKAATSYVEAGGEYGYGEYKTFFYNGYTYRYLASKIDTKTKLLNYLTQSMTQAAAEQFIKDRGIIEYNGKLAQIEADGGSMAQWSKATAEFMKTDNNSTFYRVTVPIGNTNEKQMYIVEYQYVDKAGWRVSKEPYGNLDIPGNINPISTLFNYLLVDSKVAQNQFLPYSSFQVTEFKKGIKKVELTKLKEIGRSNSQVEFIAYFNAELENNYRGLLKNGENKMYFTVQPTGSMEYKIDRVGIVNMY; from the coding sequence ATGATTGGAATTTTTAAGAAGGTTTTGATTACTGGATTAACCGTTATCTTATTATGCATTCCATTTTCACAAAATGCTCATGTGTTAGCAAAAGAACACTCGAAAGGGGAACATAAGGGAAAATATAAGAATGAATTAACTACAAAACAAGCAATTAATCTGGCTATTGAATTGAATAAAATATCCAATTATGTACAGCGTGGTGGTGACTATAAGAAAGATGAGTATAAAACATTTTCACATAATAATAAAACATATCGCTATTTATCTAGCTCTATAGATACAAAAAAAGAGTTAAAAAAATACTTGGAAAAGGTTTTAGTTCCTTCAGAAGCAGAGCAATTTGTGAAAAGTCGAGGAATTATTGAGTATAGGGGCAAACTAGCACAAGTCGAAGAAGTGGATGGCGGTTCTTTATTGCAATGGGAAAGAGCTTCTGCACAGTATGTGAAAACAGAAAAGAATACTTTCTACTATCAATTAACTGTTCCTGTTTGGAGTACAAGTGAAAATCAAGACTTCATAGTCGAGTATCAATATTTCAAAAAAGATGGATGGAAAATTAGTAAAGAACCTGAACAAGAGAAAATCACGGCTATTTCAAATAAACTAGCTGTCGAACTGGCTGCAAAATTTGAAGAAGCTTCACGCTATGTTCAAGCTGGTGGAGAGTATGGACGCGGTGAATACAAAACATTTTTCTATAATGGATACACATATCGCTACCTATCTAGCAAAATCGATACAAAAACTAAGTTGTTGAACTATTTAACACAATCGATGACACAAGCTGCTGCCGAGCAGTTTATCAAAGACCGCGGAATTATCGAATACAATGGAAAACTCGCACAAGTTGAAGCAGACGGTGGATCTTTAGCACAATGGTCAAAAGCTACCGCTGAATTTATGAAGACGGATATGAATACAACGTTTTATCGAGTAACTGTTCCAATTGGAAACACAAAGGAAATTCAAACATATATAGTAGAATATCAATATATTGATCGAGCTGGATGGAGAGTTAGCAAAGAGCCTAAACTAGAGCAAAGTACAGCAATCACAGACAAAATAGCAGTAGAACTTGTAGCTAAGTATAAAGCAGCCACAAGCTACGTTGAAGCCGGCGGAGAATATGGATATGGTGAATACAAAACATTTTTCTATAATGGATACACGTACCGCTATCTAGCAAGCAAAATCGATACAAAGACTAAGTTGTTGAACTATTTAACACAATCGATGACACAGGCTGCTGCCGAGCAGTTTATTAAAGACCGCGGTATCATAGAATACAATGGGAAACTTGCACAGATTGAAGCAGACGGTGGTTCAATGGCGCAATGGTCAAAAGCTACCGCTGAATTTATGAAGACAGATAATAATTCAACATTCTATAGAGTAACTGTTCCGATTGGAAACACGAACGAAAAACAAATGTACATTGTGGAATATCAATATGTTGACAAAGCAGGTTGGAGAGTTAGTAAAGAGCCTTATGGGAATTTAGATATTCCTGGCAATATAAATCCAATTTCAACGCTATTCAATTATTTACTCGTTGACTCAAAAGTAGCACAAAATCAGTTCCTTCCCTACTCTTCTTTTCAAGTGACAGAATTTAAAAAAGGAATAAAAAAAGTAGAATTGACTAAATTAAAGGAAATCGGAAGAAGCAATTCACAAGTAGAATTTATTGCGTATTTTAACGCCGAGCTAGAAAATAATTATAGAGGTCTACTAAAGAATGGTGAAAACAAAATGTATTTCACTGTTCAACCGACTGGATCGATGGAATATAAAATAGACCGAGTGGGCATTGTTAATATGTATTAA
- a CDS encoding nucleotide pyrophosphohydrolase, producing MKELTAEILKFRDDRGWGGNHDARSLAISVSLEASELLEHFQWVSAEEAIQKDKQAIVDEAADVFIYLLQLANVLDIDLKEAAQQKMLKNALKYPVPVSVE from the coding sequence ATGAAAGAATTGACAGCAGAAATATTAAAGTTTCGAGATGATCGAGGCTGGGGTGGAAATCATGACGCGCGAAGCCTCGCTATTTCCGTTTCTTTAGAAGCAAGTGAACTTTTAGAACACTTTCAATGGGTTTCTGCAGAGGAAGCCATTCAAAAAGACAAGCAAGCAATCGTAGATGAAGCAGCAGATGTTTTCATTTACCTTTTACAATTGGCAAATGTGTTAGACATTGATTTAAAAGAAGCGGCACAGCAAAAAATGTTAAAAAATGCTCTGAAGTATCCAGTACCTGTTTCTGTGGAATAA
- a CDS encoding class I SAM-dependent methyltransferase: protein MNNRNIEEIVKCMPPNEFDPTIQKVQTEHRMKLVDFWNIKAGSKVLEIGCGQGDTTAVLAYIVGDEGYIHGIDIASPDYGSPVTLGDSINFLKNSQVGNRIRVDFETNVLSNEVEFPEKSFDYIVLSHCSWYLKTPEELHDILKKIKKWGNILCFAEWDTRIQTNDQLPHFLSVLIQAQYECFKESSLSNVRTLFTPKDLQNIAERAGWKITAETTLDSSQLQDGKWEIEYTLAEYKEELNLVNHLPSKFTTLLHSEIFLLESARNHGNVKSMSTYTFLAK, encoded by the coding sequence ATGAATAATCGAAATATAGAAGAAATTGTTAAGTGTATGCCACCAAACGAATTCGATCCAACTATTCAAAAAGTGCAAACAGAACATCGAATGAAACTAGTGGATTTTTGGAATATTAAAGCTGGCAGCAAAGTATTAGAGATTGGCTGTGGGCAGGGCGATACTACTGCTGTTTTAGCATATATCGTTGGAGATGAAGGTTATATTCATGGAATTGATATAGCTTCACCTGATTATGGAAGCCCTGTTACTTTAGGGGATTCTATTAACTTTTTGAAAAATTCACAGGTAGGTAATCGAATACGGGTTGATTTTGAAACAAATGTACTCTCAAACGAAGTAGAATTTCCAGAAAAGTCCTTTGACTACATTGTTTTATCTCATTGTTCTTGGTACTTGAAAACCCCCGAAGAACTACATGACATACTGAAGAAAATAAAAAAATGGGGGAACATATTATGCTTTGCTGAATGGGACACGAGAATTCAGACAAATGATCAACTTCCCCACTTCTTATCGGTACTAATCCAAGCACAATATGAATGTTTTAAAGAAAGTAGCCTATCCAATGTTCGAACACTCTTCACACCTAAAGACCTGCAAAATATTGCAGAAAGAGCAGGATGGAAAATTACTGCTGAAACTACCCTTGACTCTTCTCAGCTTCAAGATGGAAAATGGGAAATAGAGTATACACTAGCTGAATATAAAGAAGAGCTGAATTTAGTTAATCATTTACCCTCTAAATTTACTACTTTGCTCCATTCAGAGATATTTTTATTGGAATCTGCAAGGAATCACGGTAATGTTAAATCGATGTCTACTTATACTTTTTTAGCAAAGTGA
- a CDS encoding DMT family transporter: MNKQWITYLILLGCVIAWGSNFVFGSILVAVFDPSIIAFFRLIFILIFLFFMTYKDVKTQKLTVQDYIWLAVAGFIGVSLNQWSFYASLQYTEPVTAALILALSPIVTALLSSYYFKERKTLPFWLGSFLALLGVWLVITKGSLLVPNFGKGEILISLTMISFSIFLIFVQHLSKSIHPSTITLYSNIFGLLGLLPFVPWNKTHLVLSVPFSYWLLLIITAIIMHGLCTYLWNNSIYKVGASKAALLLNLEPFVAMIFGLLLLGIGIDLLQLLGAFVIVIGVTISLRTRSHSKP, translated from the coding sequence ATGAATAAACAATGGATTACTTACTTAATACTTTTAGGATGCGTCATTGCTTGGGGAAGTAACTTTGTTTTTGGATCTATTTTAGTTGCTGTATTTGATCCTAGCATTATCGCATTTTTCCGACTCATATTTATACTTATTTTCCTTTTCTTCATGACATACAAAGATGTTAAAACTCAGAAACTAACCGTACAAGACTACATATGGCTAGCGGTAGCTGGATTTATAGGAGTTTCTTTGAACCAATGGAGCTTTTACGCTAGCCTTCAATATACAGAGCCTGTCACTGCTGCATTAATTCTAGCTTTATCACCGATAGTTACTGCACTACTCTCCTCCTATTATTTCAAAGAGAGAAAAACTCTCCCGTTTTGGCTTGGTTCTTTTTTAGCTTTGCTTGGTGTTTGGCTAGTAATAACAAAGGGTTCATTACTTGTACCGAACTTTGGTAAAGGGGAAATCTTAATTAGTTTAACAATGATATCCTTTTCTATATTCTTGATTTTTGTTCAACATTTATCTAAATCTATACACCCTTCTACCATTACTTTGTACAGCAATATATTCGGTCTTTTAGGGCTACTTCCTTTCGTCCCTTGGAATAAAACCCACCTTGTTTTATCTGTACCATTTTCTTATTGGTTGTTACTTATCATTACAGCAATTATTATGCATGGGTTATGTACATACTTGTGGAATAATTCCATCTATAAAGTTGGAGCTTCAAAAGCAGCACTTTTATTAAACCTGGAACCTTTTGTTGCAATGATATTTGGACTACTCCTATTAGGAATTGGTATTGACCTCCTTCAATTATTAGGTGCTTTTGTTATTGTAATAGGTGTAACCATATCACTTCGAACAAGATCACACAGTAAACCTTAA
- a CDS encoding amidohydrolase, translating into MSKVKWLSNVKLETGEKLLANGTVETETALFHLKIEDGKIVDQLTANEVIPAGHEVMDMHGKLALPTFKEMHNHLDKTYMTLDWKACTPVANLKERLDFEAKELSILADSAEQRATKMIETLLQYGSTHIRTHVNIDPYIGLKNLEGVIAALDSFKGKVTADIIAFPQHGLLRESVPQLMREAMRSGATMVGGLDPAGIDNAIEKSLYEVMDIATEFNADVDIHLHDGGFVGYYTADKWIDIVEQANYQGRTALSHSFCLGDIPVPQQIVVANRLAEADVAIMSTVPITINRVIPPIDLLDAHGVKVHFGCDGFYDSWSPYGTGDVLEKATRFSELTRKIDEKSLRNALKWVTGGVLALNEEGQKVWPEIQDDASFVFFDAASSAEVVARKPKNRLIMVKGELV; encoded by the coding sequence ATGAGTAAAGTTAAATGGCTTTCTAATGTGAAATTAGAAACTGGAGAAAAATTACTAGCTAATGGAACAGTTGAAACAGAAACTGCTTTATTTCATCTAAAAATAGAAGATGGAAAAATTGTAGATCAATTAACAGCAAATGAAGTAATCCCAGCTGGACATGAAGTGATGGACATGCACGGGAAGCTTGCCTTACCTACTTTTAAGGAAATGCATAATCATTTAGATAAAACGTATATGACGTTAGACTGGAAAGCTTGTACTCCAGTTGCAAACCTTAAAGAGCGTTTAGATTTCGAAGCAAAAGAATTATCTATTTTAGCGGATAGTGCGGAGCAACGAGCAACGAAAATGATTGAGACTCTTCTTCAATATGGATCTACGCATATTCGCACGCATGTGAATATCGATCCGTATATTGGGTTAAAAAATTTAGAAGGCGTTATTGCTGCACTAGATTCATTTAAAGGCAAAGTAACTGCTGATATCATTGCATTCCCACAACACGGACTGTTACGTGAATCCGTTCCCCAATTAATGCGTGAAGCTATGAGAAGTGGCGCAACAATGGTTGGTGGGTTAGATCCTGCAGGAATCGATAATGCCATCGAGAAATCACTATATGAAGTGATGGATATCGCAACGGAATTTAACGCGGATGTGGACATCCACTTACACGATGGAGGCTTCGTCGGTTATTATACAGCGGACAAATGGATTGATATAGTAGAACAAGCAAACTATCAAGGTAGAACAGCTTTGAGCCACTCCTTCTGTCTTGGGGATATCCCTGTTCCACAACAAATAGTTGTTGCCAACCGTCTTGCAGAAGCAGATGTAGCCATTATGTCTACTGTCCCGATTACGATTAATCGAGTAATCCCTCCGATCGACCTGTTAGATGCTCACGGAGTAAAAGTACACTTCGGCTGCGATGGTTTTTATGATTCATGGAGTCCATATGGAACTGGTGATGTATTAGAAAAAGCGACTCGTTTTAGTGAACTCACTCGTAAGATTGATGAAAAATCACTAAGAAACGCACTTAAATGGGTAACTGGTGGAGTATTAGCCCTAAACGAAGAGGGTCAAAAAGTTTGGCCAGAAATCCAAGATGATGCAAGCTTTGTGTTTTTTGACGCTGCTTCTTCTGCAGAAGTTGTTGCTCGAAAACCAAAAAACCGTCTAATAATGGTCAAAGGTGAATTAGTATAA
- a CDS encoding amidohydrolase family protein: MKSLLIKNARLETGFAYENGRIVQTNTELFDVLIQDGKIAEIEQNIQYAGYETIDANGKLLMPSFREMHIHVDKTYFSGPWKACKPITNGILTRIEEEQELLPAQLSSALNRAENMIEWLISQGHTHIRSHCNVDPQIGTKHIEITKEAFKKFEDQVTYDIVAFPQHGLLRSKVEPLMREAMKMGGTLVGGVDPATIDRDIDRSLNLTMDIAVESGHGIDIHIHDPNSLGAFQFYKLAELTKQARKQGQVTISHAIALGDLHGKELEELVSVLAETTIDVTSTVPTNRPTIPIPYLYENGVTVSVGHDSLTDHWSPFGTGDTVAKLSTLAERFKFIDEYSLNRCWKYASGGITPLNDAGSRVWPQKGDAANVLLLDAVCSAQAVARRRPITHVISKGNIAYTNEGALAKEITK; this comes from the coding sequence ATGAAATCGCTACTTATTAAAAATGCGCGCCTTGAAACTGGCTTTGCATATGAAAATGGACGTATCGTTCAAACAAATACAGAGCTTTTCGATGTGCTAATTCAGGATGGAAAAATTGCAGAAATAGAACAAAATATACAATACGCTGGTTACGAAACTATCGATGCTAACGGAAAATTATTAATGCCTTCCTTCCGAGAAATGCATATTCATGTAGATAAAACCTATTTCAGCGGACCATGGAAAGCTTGTAAACCAATTACAAACGGTATTTTAACGAGAATTGAAGAAGAGCAAGAATTGCTACCAGCTCAACTTTCTTCTGCTTTAAACCGAGCGGAAAACATGATCGAGTGGCTAATCTCTCAAGGTCATACACATATCCGCTCTCATTGCAATGTAGATCCTCAAATTGGAACGAAGCATATTGAAATTACAAAAGAAGCTTTCAAAAAGTTTGAAGACCAAGTAACTTATGACATTGTTGCTTTCCCGCAACACGGGCTATTACGTTCAAAGGTAGAACCTTTGATGCGCGAAGCGATGAAAATGGGAGGAACATTAGTTGGTGGTGTCGATCCAGCTACTATTGACCGTGATATCGACCGCTCCCTTAACCTTACAATGGATATTGCCGTAGAATCTGGTCATGGAATAGACATTCATATTCATGATCCAAACTCCCTTGGTGCTTTCCAATTTTACAAGCTTGCCGAGTTAACAAAACAAGCTAGAAAACAAGGTCAAGTGACAATTAGCCATGCAATCGCCTTGGGTGATCTCCATGGAAAAGAATTAGAAGAGTTAGTGTCTGTCTTAGCAGAAACAACAATTGACGTTACGTCAACTGTCCCAACTAACCGCCCTACTATTCCTATACCTTACTTATATGAAAATGGTGTAACTGTTTCCGTTGGTCATGATAGTTTAACAGATCATTGGTCCCCTTTTGGAACAGGTGATACGGTTGCAAAACTAAGTACTTTAGCAGAAAGATTCAAGTTCATCGATGAATACTCCTTAAACCGTTGTTGGAAATACGCATCAGGTGGAATTACTCCTCTTAATGATGCTGGAAGTCGAGTATGGCCCCAAAAAGGAGATGCAGCAAACGTGCTTCTTCTCGATGCGGTATGTTCTGCACAAGCAGTAGCTAGAAGACGTCCTATTACACATGTTATTTCAAAAGGAAATATTGCTTATACAAATGAGGGAGCTTTAGCGAAGGAGATTACAAAATGA
- a CDS encoding glutathione ABC transporter substrate-binding protein, whose protein sequence is MKKFKWIQMIAFVSVLVLLLQGCSTGNSAEKENKSGKETASGDKTGGELVVVRLSDATGLDPHFITDIPSANVVHGKVYETLLAFDKDRNFVPLLATEWKQVDDLTWDFTLREGVKFHDGTPFNGEAVKATFDRLLDPATGSPQKDKLGMISEVVVVDDTHVTIKLSTPYAPLLSILASNEGSILSPKMIQETPDELATHPVGTGPFVFDSWKSGQAITLNKNKDYWGEKAKVDSVVFKVVPEDATRLAMIESGEAHISDQVPVTEIERIENSDKMSLFRTDGLAVEYLGFNTTVAPFDNVKVRQAISYAIEREAIISGVYNNVGTLANVAMSPQVFGYSAEVKAYPYDVNKAKELLQEAGFDKGIKVKLLTSDRKERINMAEVVQSQLKGIGVDVEIQVMEYGSYIQQIENSEHQMLIGGWGNATGDGDYNQYNLFHSASVGAPGNHFYYQNPVVDNLIEQARVETEPSKREEIYKEAMQIEMDDAVYVPIRNYELLAVYSNNVDNFWLDASNYLMLKDVTVK, encoded by the coding sequence ATGAAGAAATTTAAATGGATTCAAATGATCGCTTTTGTTTCTGTTTTAGTACTTCTTTTACAAGGGTGCTCAACAGGAAATTCAGCGGAAAAAGAAAATAAAAGCGGGAAAGAAACAGCAAGTGGCGATAAAACAGGTGGAGAACTAGTTGTTGTCCGCTTATCAGATGCTACTGGTCTTGACCCACATTTTATTACAGATATACCTTCTGCAAATGTGGTTCACGGAAAAGTATATGAAACGTTACTTGCATTCGATAAAGATAGAAATTTTGTTCCTTTACTTGCAACTGAATGGAAGCAAGTAGATGATTTAACGTGGGATTTCACATTAAGAGAAGGTGTTAAATTCCATGATGGCACTCCTTTTAATGGTGAAGCGGTAAAAGCTACATTTGACCGATTACTAGACCCTGCAACAGGATCACCTCAAAAAGATAAATTAGGAATGATTTCTGAAGTAGTAGTAGTTGATGACACTCATGTAACAATTAAATTATCTACACCATATGCTCCATTGCTTTCTATTTTAGCAAGTAATGAAGGCAGCATACTAAGTCCTAAAATGATTCAAGAAACACCTGACGAATTAGCAACACATCCAGTAGGTACTGGACCTTTTGTATTTGATTCATGGAAATCAGGTCAAGCAATCACCCTAAATAAAAACAAGGATTATTGGGGAGAAAAAGCGAAAGTTGATAGTGTAGTATTTAAAGTAGTGCCGGAAGATGCTACTCGTCTTGCAATGATTGAAAGTGGAGAAGCACATATTTCTGATCAGGTTCCTGTTACTGAAATTGAGCGAATTGAAAATTCTGATAAGATGAGCCTTTTCAGAACAGATGGTTTAGCTGTTGAATACTTAGGATTTAACACGACAGTAGCTCCTTTTGACAACGTGAAAGTCCGTCAAGCAATTAGTTATGCTATTGAAAGAGAAGCTATTATTTCAGGGGTTTACAATAACGTTGGAACACTTGCAAATGTTGCGATGAGTCCACAAGTATTTGGATATAGCGCAGAAGTTAAAGCTTATCCATATGATGTAAACAAAGCAAAAGAATTATTACAAGAAGCTGGTTTCGATAAAGGTATTAAAGTTAAGCTATTAACAAGTGACCGTAAAGAACGAATTAATATGGCTGAAGTTGTTCAATCTCAACTTAAAGGCATTGGTGTAGATGTAGAAATTCAAGTAATGGAATACGGTTCATATATCCAACAAATCGAAAATTCAGAACACCAAATGCTTATTGGTGGATGGGGTAACGCTACTGGTGACGGGGACTACAATCAATACAACCTGTTCCACTCAGCATCTGTTGGTGCACCAGGAAATCATTTTTATTACCAAAACCCTGTAGTAGATAATCTTATCGAACAAGCTCGTGTAGAAACTGAACCGAGTAAACGAGAAGAAATCTATAAAGAAGCAATGCAAATTGAAATGGACGATGCTGTGTATGTTCCAATTAGAAACTATGAGCTTTTAGCTGTTTATAGTAATAATGTAGATAACTTTTGGTTAGACGCTTCGAATTACCTAATGCTAAAAGACGTAACTGTAAAATAA
- a CDS encoding ABC transporter permease subunit — protein sequence MTINSAEVESVNLILARKKLRREKWKTFFSSIGKNKAAVVGGVIILLYISLTFLAPILAPYDPYEINLQDKLQSPSLAHWMGTDDKGRDILSRILYGSRLSLGVGFSSVTFGAFFGIVLGLIAGYYGKWVDTIISRCLDVMLAFPGILLALAIISALGPSLINVTIAVGVFSIPLFARIVRGSTMEVKKLEYIDAIRTLGANDFIIIFRHILPNILSPIIVQGSLRLATAILSAAGLSFLGLGAQPPSPEWGAMLSSGRDFIFSAPYMAIFPGLMIAILVLGFNLFGDGLRDALDPRSKK from the coding sequence ATGACGATTAATAGTGCGGAAGTAGAGTCAGTAAATTTGATTTTAGCGAGAAAGAAACTTCGAAGAGAAAAATGGAAAACGTTTTTTTCATCAATAGGAAAGAATAAAGCAGCGGTGGTTGGTGGGGTGATAATTCTCCTATATATATCACTTACATTTTTAGCACCTATATTAGCTCCGTATGATCCATATGAGATTAATCTACAAGATAAGTTACAATCTCCATCTTTGGCGCATTGGATGGGGACTGATGATAAAGGGCGAGATATATTAAGTAGAATTTTATACGGCTCTAGATTATCTCTGGGGGTAGGTTTTTCTTCAGTGACTTTCGGAGCATTCTTTGGAATAGTATTAGGATTGATTGCTGGTTATTACGGAAAATGGGTGGATACAATCATTAGCCGTTGCTTAGACGTAATGCTTGCTTTCCCAGGAATTCTATTAGCACTAGCAATCATTAGTGCACTGGGACCAAGTCTTATAAATGTAACAATCGCTGTAGGAGTTTTCTCCATACCGCTATTTGCTAGAATCGTTCGAGGTTCAACGATGGAAGTGAAAAAACTAGAATATATAGATGCTATTAGAACGTTAGGAGCAAATGATTTTATCATTATTTTCCGACATATTTTACCTAATATATTGTCACCAATCATTGTACAAGGTTCGTTGCGACTTGCGACAGCTATCTTGTCAGCAGCAGGATTATCTTTCTTAGGATTAGGTGCACAACCACCATCTCCGGAATGGGGAGCAATGTTGTCTAGTGGAAGAGATTTCATTTTCAGTGCACCTTATATGGCCATTTTTCCAGGTCTTATGATAGCAATTTTAGTACTAGGGTTTAATTTATTTGGCGACGGTTTACGTGATGCTTTAGATCCTAGATCGAAAAAATAA
- the nikB gene encoding nickel ABC transporter permease, which translates to MFLFILKRLAQIVPVILGVTLVVFLIMQMVPGDPAVIMAGEGASKETINELREDLGLNRPLHEQYLSYIGNVFQGDLGNSLKNNQPVMDEIMVRLPITMELAFFSIMITIVLGLIAGIISAVRPYSFSDISVMVVALIGISLPSFWLGLLLMYVFSVKLQWLPVAGWDSTAHIILPAITLGAGGAAIVARMTRSSMLEVVGQDYIRTAKAKGLKGHVIIYKHALRNALIPVITVVGLQFGSLLGGTVLVESVFAINGIGRMIVDSIRTRDIPMVQGGVLVASLVFVFVNLLVDVMYRVFNKRIDLN; encoded by the coding sequence ATGTTTTTATTTATTTTAAAACGTTTAGCGCAAATAGTACCTGTTATTTTAGGTGTCACATTAGTTGTATTTTTAATTATGCAAATGGTACCAGGTGATCCTGCGGTTATTATGGCCGGTGAAGGAGCATCAAAGGAAACAATTAATGAACTAAGAGAAGATTTAGGTTTGAACAGACCACTTCATGAACAGTATCTTTCATATATCGGCAATGTTTTTCAAGGAGATTTAGGAAACTCATTGAAAAATAACCAACCTGTAATGGATGAAATCATGGTTCGTTTACCTATTACTATGGAGCTAGCTTTCTTTAGTATTATGATCACCATTGTCCTTGGGTTAATAGCGGGAATCATATCAGCTGTACGACCATATTCCTTCTCAGACATTAGTGTAATGGTAGTAGCGTTAATCGGTATATCATTACCAAGCTTTTGGTTAGGTCTTCTTTTAATGTATGTCTTCTCTGTAAAATTACAATGGTTACCTGTAGCTGGTTGGGACAGTACGGCACATATTATTTTGCCAGCTATTACTCTAGGGGCGGGGGGAGCAGCAATTGTTGCTCGTATGACTCGTTCAAGCATGCTTGAAGTTGTGGGACAAGATTATATCCGTACGGCAAAAGCCAAAGGACTAAAAGGGCATGTCATTATTTATAAACATGCTTTAAGAAATGCGTTAATTCCTGTTATTACAGTTGTAGGATTACAATTTGGTAGCTTACTAGGCGGAACTGTTCTAGTAGAATCTGTATTTGCCATAAATGGTATAGGTAGAATGATAGTAGATTCCATACGCACACGAGATATTCCAATGGTTCAAGGTGGCGTATTAGTAGCTTCTTTAGTTTTCGTATTCGTGAATTTACTAGTAGACGTTATGTATAGAGTTTTCAATAAACGAATTGATTTGAACTAA
- a CDS encoding ABC transporter ATP-binding protein: MEKEVVLEVKNLKTHFISNKGTAKAVDGIDFVLRKGETLGIVGESGCGKSMTSLSILRLIPSPPGKIVDGQVLLKGQDLVKMTDEELRKIRGNRISMIFQEPMTSLNPVIPVGEQIAEALRLHQGLSKKQAWDRSVEMIGLVGIPSPEKRAKQEPFQLSGGMRQRIMIAMALACTPEVLIADEPTTALDVTIQAQILEIMKDLQKKIGMGIIFITHDLGVVAEMCDQVGVMYAGQIVEHQEAKNLFKNPLHPYTQGLIGSLPKLYEDQEELQIIEGTVPSPYDYPEGCRFAERCPFAQDICIQKQPNLIQFDENSKVRCWKYSDEWQDSLAKEVVAP, from the coding sequence ATGGAAAAGGAAGTTGTTTTAGAAGTAAAAAACTTAAAGACACATTTTATTTCCAACAAAGGTACAGCAAAAGCTGTCGATGGCATAGATTTTGTTTTAAGAAAAGGAGAAACGCTAGGGATCGTTGGAGAATCCGGATGTGGTAAATCAATGACTTCGTTATCCATTCTTCGATTAATACCTTCTCCACCTGGGAAAATCGTAGACGGGCAAGTTCTATTGAAAGGTCAGGATTTAGTAAAAATGACTGACGAGGAGTTAAGAAAAATTAGAGGAAATCGAATTTCGATGATTTTCCAAGAACCCATGACTAGTTTAAACCCAGTTATTCCTGTAGGGGAGCAAATTGCGGAGGCATTACGATTACACCAAGGCCTGTCTAAAAAACAAGCATGGGATCGATCTGTTGAAATGATTGGTTTGGTTGGTATTCCATCCCCTGAAAAGAGAGCAAAGCAGGAACCATTTCAGCTTAGTGGCGGTATGAGACAACGAATCATGATTGCCATGGCGTTAGCTTGTACTCCAGAGGTTCTAATTGCGGATGAACCAACTACAGCGTTAGATGTTACCATTCAAGCACAAATTTTAGAAATCATGAAAGATTTACAGAAGAAAATTGGCATGGGGATTATTTTTATTACGCATGATTTAGGTGTTGTTGCCGAGATGTGTGATCAAGTTGGTGTCATGTATGCAGGACAAATTGTAGAGCACCAAGAAGCAAAAAATCTATTTAAAAATCCTTTGCATCCATACACACAAGGGCTAATCGGATCCTTGCCGAAGCTATATGAAGATCAAGAAGAACTCCAAATCATTGAAGGAACTGTGCCGAGTCCATATGACTATCCAGAGGGTTGTCGATTTGCGGAAAGATGTCCATTTGCACAAGATATTTGTATTCAAAAGCAGCCAAATTTAATCCAATTTGATGAGAATAGCAAAGTAAGATGTTGGAAGTATTCAGATGAATGGCAAGATAGTTTAGCAAAAGAGGTGGTAGCACCATGA